The DNA window TGCTGCCCATGAAGGGCGCGCGCTCGTCCCTGTCGCACCGCAAGATGCTGAGCGTCCTGCAGAAGCGCGGCAGCTCCATGGGCTATAGCCGCCGCCTCCTTCTCACCCTCAGCCCGCCCTCCATGGTCCTACAGAAGCCCAGCTCCGAGCAGCACCACCTGGGCGACTTCGGCCACGAGCTCCCCCCGCACGCCCACCTCCACCAGGAGGCCTACGACGGCCTGGGGAAGGACCCGCAGGCAGCCGGCGCCGCGGGCGGGGCCCCCAGGGAGGACCAGGACCTGCCCCTGGACAACCCGCTCAACCAGCTGTCCACGCTGGCCGGCCAATTGGCCGGCCTGCCCCCTGAGGCGCAGGGGGCGCCGGCATCGCCCGGCGCCGAGTCCCTCCCGGACGAGAAGCCCACGTTCCTGGTGCAGCAGCCGGCCGCGGCCCCGGCCGCTGTGTCGGCCGGCGCGGTCCAGACCTCCTCGCCCATCACGCCGGAACCCCGGCCGGCAGCGCACAGTGGCTGCAGCCCCGGCGTCGGACCCTGCAGCGAGAGGACCAGCACGCCCAGCGGCACCAACAGCCAGCCGGGCACGCCCACGCCAGGCCAGGACCCGCAACTGCTCCATCACTGCCCCCACTGCCACATCTACTTCCCCGACAACATCCTCTACACCATCCACATGGGTTGCCACGGTTACGAGAACCCCTTCCAGTGCAACATCTGCGGCCACAGGTGCAGGAACAGGTACGACTTCGCCTGCCACTTCGCCAGAGGGCAGCACAAGCCTTGAGCGGCCGGCCGCACCGCCTCCCGGCTTCCGCGCGGGATTCCACGATGCCGGCGGGAATCACATTCCAACGAGAAACGTGCTTTGTAATTTtgttgtggattttttttttttttcttctatttatAAGAGCTTGGATTCGGATTTCTGTGGAAACTCTCCAGAGGAAGACAGCAAGGGAACTGGACAGCAGTGTCTACCTGGTCCGTCTCTCACGCCTACCTGGTCGCCTTCAGTGATGTGCTTTTAAGACACATTTTTGAATGAAAGGCCAATGGAAGGAGAAGGGCTGTGTAGTTTTAATAAGAACCGCATCTGTGGGTATTGGTGCATCTTCAAAAAGTCCACATTTGTCCTTCTGGTTGATTATTGGTTATTCCTAATCCCATTTTCATCTGTGTTAAAATCATGGGAAGAGTGCCTAAAATGATATCTACATAGCTTTGATCAAGATGGCGCGTGCTTATAAAAAACTTTGTCTTTTGGTCACTTTGACCCCTACTACTGAAGGATAGCGTATTCTATTACAGTGGTTGCTGTTTATGTAGATTTAGAAACGATTGCAAAATGTCTAAATGTGGTGTTCTTCTAATAGAATTTACAAAGTGAACTTTGATAGTTGCCATTTTATTTACGGAGGCCTGAGTCAATGTCCGTGGCGTTACTTTAGTATGTGTGGCGCACATAGAAACGTGTGATCAGAGCTTCATAGCCGTCATCTGCACTCCACGTCATGCGCTCAAACACACGCCTAGTGAAGTAAGAAGACAGTGTCCCCACAATctgttgttttgggggttttttttaaactagtggtgcatttcttttttttcaaggGGACTGCCCTTTGACCTGTTATTAGCCGTCGGGCTAGAGAAGCTCAGGTTCCCCGTCGGGGCGCGGCGCTCACTGGAACACGTTTGACGCTTGGCCATAACCTCCACCGGAGCTCCTCGGGGTCGTCAGTGCTGGAGACGCACAGCTGCTACGCTGGCTGTGGCGCTGATCTTTACAGCAGTGGGTCATGCCGTACCACGTGGCATTGCTcctcagggagacgtgtggcatcgGGGGTACTAGTGCAGGTCAGTGGGCTTGGCCTTCGAGGGAATTTTTTGTGTTTCAGCCGCGAGGGCTTGAATTTGCCCCGCGAGCCTTCTGTCAGCGTGCGTCCCTTTGGCCATTGGGCAGGGCCGCGTCCTCGACACACAGCAGATGTATAACGCAGCACGTGTATTACAGTCCTGGTGGGCACGATTTTACACAATAGGTGCACGTTGCTAAAATATCTCCTCCAAATCCCTCCCTTTCTCCGTACTACCAGAGGTGCCATGGTGGAAATGTTTGTACTCTTTTTGTGGTGCTAAAATCAAGACATTTCATGAGTTTGTCAAGCATAAATTATCAAGTAAGCATTGTAAAACAATTTCTGGTGTTGAACGTTAATAAACTGAAATTGTTACGCGGTGCCGCGGTCGCCGTTAGCCTGGGTCGTGTTTCGAATGTTTCTCAGTAGAAGTGTGGAACAGAATGAGCGTGGTCACACTGTATATATCCACaaacatctatctatctatctatctatctatctatctatctatctatctatctatctatctatctatatatatatatacacacacagaaatatgtatatacacacacacacgtgtgtgtatgtgtatatatatatatatatgtgtgtgtgtgtgtatatatgtgtgtgtgtgtgtgtgtgtgtgtgtgtgtgtgtgtgtgtgtgtgtgtgtgtgtgtatcaagttcaagttcaagtttggtttatttgtcacatacatagtcatacacagtataacacgcagtgaaatggtggagagtgctctgtccaaactgaggaagagaaacgggtgtatagagaaaaaaatatatatatacagataaatatatatattctatgtatgtacaaaaatatattaacaatgtatgtacaatatatgtatattatgattatatacacaatgtacaatgtatatggttgggtatatatgtacacaatctacagcatgtacagatccattttgtataataccatatctacagttgttgtgtaacagggtaattgagtataaatctaaatctagatgtacagatatacagtcatgttacgtggtggtggtggtggtccccacagtttatcagtttccctgattcagggcccgaatggcctgtgggaagaagctcctcttcagcctctctgtcttggtcttcagggagcgaaagcacttccctgacctcaacagagagaagagtctattgttgggatgggtggggtccttcacaattttcctggccttggtctggcaccgcttgtagtaggtggtctgcaggtcaggaagttccgagtgagtgatgcgctctgctgaacacactaccctttggagtgcttgtctgtcctgcttggtgctattcccaaaccagactgtgatgttccccgtgaggatgctctcgatagtgcaggtgtagaagttccgcagtaccttggagggcagtctgaagtcccttaggtgtctgaggtggtaaagacgctgacgagccttctttgccaggaagctggtatggcgggaccaggacaggtcctgcgagatgtgaacaccaaggtacctgaaactatctactctctccaccgtggttccactgatcctcacaggttggtagtgccgctcctgcttcttgctgcaatccatgatcagctcctttgtcttactgacgtttaggaggagattattttcctggcaccagttttccaggtgtttaatctcctccaggtaggccctctcatcgttgtccgagatcaggcccatgacgacggtgtcatcagcaaacttgacaatgatggtggagctggaaatggctgtgcagtcgtaggtgtgcagtgagtagagcagggggcttaggacacaaccctgaggagctccagtgctgagggtgagggtggatgaggcgcagttgcccacccgtactgattgtggtctgtctgttaggaagttggatatccagtcgcacagggatatatgcagtcctagatcccccaacttagtagtgagtagggaggggatgatagtgttaaatgctgaactgtagtcgacaaatagcatgtgtgtgtgtgtatatatatatatatatatatatatgtgtgtgtgtgtatatatatatatatatatatatgtgtgtaatatatatatacacataatctgtgtgtgtatatatgtgtgtgtgtgtgtgtatatatatatatatatatatgtgtgtgtgtgtatatatatgtgtgtgtgtatatatatgtgtgtgtgtgtatatatatgtgtgtgtatgtatgtgtatatatatatatatatatatatatatacacacacacacacatacacatatatatatatatatatacacacacatatatatatatatatatatatatatatatatatatatatatatatataatatatatatatgtgtgtgtgtgtgtgtggatatgtgtatatatatatatatatatatatatatatatatatatatgtgtgtgtgtgtgtatatatatatatatatatatatatatatatatatatatacacacacacacacatatatatatatatatatatatatatatatatatatatatatacacacacacacacacacacacatacatacacacacatatatatacacacacacacatatatatacacacacacacacacacatatatacacacacacacacacacagattatgtgtatatatatatattacacacatatatatatatatccacacacacacatatatatatatatatatatatatgtgtgtgtgtatatatatatatgtgtatgtgtgtgtgtgtgtatatatatatatatatatatatatatatatatacacacacacacacacacacacacacatatatgtgtgtttgtgtgtgtatatatatatatgtgtgtgtgtgtgtatatatatatatatacacacacacatatatatacacatatatatatatatatatatatatatacacacacacacacatatgtgtgtgtgtgtgtgtatatatatatatatatatatgtgtgtaatatatatatatacacataatctgtgtgtgtatatatttatttatatatatatatatatatatatatgtgtgtgtgtgtgtgtgtgtgtgtgtgtatatatatgtgtgtgtgtgtatatatatgtgtgtgtgtgtgtgtatatatgtgtgtatgtatgtgtgtatatatatatatatatatatatatatatatatatatatatatatatatatatatatacacacacacacacacacacacacacacacatatatatatatatatatatgtgtgtgtgtatatatatatatatatatatatatatatatacacacacacacacacacatacacatatatatatatacacacacacatatatttatatatatatatatatacatatatccacacacacacacacacatatatatatatatatatatatatatatatatatatataatgtgtgtgtgtgtgtgtgtgtgtgtgtgttttgtatgagtaacagaagacagacacactgatgtGTTTTGGAATGCTTTAATGGGAAGTGAGAAGATGAGAATTTCCATTTGCTGAGTGACAATGAGAATTGGACTGAGATTGGCTGGGATTAGAGTTAAGTGAGGGGTTGAGTGGGCCGAGGTAAGATCACTCTTCTGAGTCACTCTCGACAACATGCTGCGCACCTGGAGATCAAAAAGATAGTGTTTTGAAAGCCTAAACAAGATGGTGTACATAAGGAAAGTTTCTCAACTGTTGCAGTGGGGGCTCCCTGGTTAAGATACTGGACTAGTAACTAGAATGTCgccagtttaagtcccaccactgccaagttgccaccgttgggcccctgaacacgacccttaaccctcaatttcttTAAATGCATTCactcataactgtaagtcaccttggataaaaatgtcagttaaGTTCCGTTAATGTAGGAGGTTTTCAGATGGGGTGAGTCAGGAGTTAAAaatttgacctctgaccttggaGCGTGATGGGTCCCAGCGTGACTGCACGTGTGTGGAGGACGGAGTCGATGGCTCTCTTCCTGCGGTACTGGCAACCGCGGCGACAGCGGGAGTTGTAGTCGTTGTTGGCGCAGACGACCACCTTGCACCTCAGGAAGACGTAAGCGTGTGTGCGCAGGAACTTGAAGGCCTGGAACCGGAAGCGCGCGTAGGGGCGCAGGCCGTTGGTGTACACGTAGACCGTTCTATCCCTCACGCAGCTGAGACAAGCGACAGGAAAGACAAACGTTTACCATCGCCTGCACGCAGACGACGCGGACGAGCTCGCAGAGCTACGATGCGTCCGCAGAATTCAGGGTGACAAACGTGCTTTTCACACCTTCGTGTCTGTTCATGTTCGCAGAGAACACAGAAGGTACGTCAGGAATGGCTATAGCTGTAATACAAGCCGTTGTTCTTCATTACACACCAGCAGCGTGTCAGAGATGAGCTCCATGGAGCAGCTCGCTGTCGGACACTGGGAAGGTCCAGCATGCGTCACCACGGCTACTTCCCTGCACTTCAAAATAGGATTTTGCTCCATTGTTTTGCTTATTAACAATACGTAAAAGTGGCCAACGTGTTTTCTTTAACTTTGCAATCCGCCCACAAATGCTTGTAGTTCAGCGTTCTGCCACTGTGGTGGCAGCTTCGATAATCTAGAGCTTCCCTGATTTAAGCAAATGACGTCTGCCAGCAAATCAGAGAAGAGTTCTCTCCATGGCCATgacataaatgataataatatgCCACATGCCGACGTGCTCTGTCCTCTAATAAACACTGACGGCGCTTCTGTTTGCGACGGCTGGCGGGACTTTTACCCGTTTCGCAGAAGGTCGTAGTTGCGAGTCTGGAAGTCGTGGTTCGGAGAGGCCACACAGCTGTCCAGGAAGACATCCAGGCTGCTGTCCTGCCTGGTCAGCTGCACCTGCACGTACACATACTGGTTCAGCTGCACCACGTACGGGGACTCCAGGACGGGGTAGGAGAAGCTGCTGGACAGGTAGAAGCGCATGGTGGCGTTGAAGCGTCCCACGCCCGTGATGGTGCTGTTGGCCACCTCCTGGGCCTGGTACAGGTTCCCCACCGTGGTGTCCCGCTCCATGTGGCAGCTGACGTGCAGCAGGAAGTACTGCGTCTGCCGCGTGATCTCGCCAGACTGAGAGTGCGCCGCCCGCACATTGTTGGTGTAGACGACGTGCCCGTTGCTGATCTGAGACAGGAGAAAGGGGACCAGAAGGTCAGAGGAGGTTCGGGACAGTCCTGCTGTGCTGCCGGTGTTCGCCTGCCGCTTTGCGTTCCATTACCTCTTTGTTGGTCCCGCACATGTTCAGCGGGAAGCTGAAGGACACGTCGTAGCCGACGCTGGAGGGCATGCAGTGATGGTCGTCCAGGTAGAGATCCTGCCAGCTGAACCCCAGTGAGCTCAGGTATGACCTCTGGATCACGATGGTCATGTTGCCAGAAGAACAGTTGACGTGACCTGCACGACAAGAGCGGCTCGAGTGAACCCAGAGACACGCGGCAAGTCAGAGAACCTCGCGCACCCAAAAGAATCGAGACGTAATACGAGACAG is part of the Electrophorus electricus isolate fEleEle1 chromosome 13, fEleEle1.pri, whole genome shotgun sequence genome and encodes:
- the ikzf5 gene encoding zinc finger protein Pegasus → MGEEKAETLDFVKDFQEYLSQQTQHVNMISGSVSGVKDADDLPGDLGQNGLDHPAVDMSLEDGSSMLVDGFERTYDGKLKCRYCNYATRGTARLIEHIRIHTGEKPHRCHLCPFASAYERHLEAHMRSHTGEKPYKCELCSFRCSDRSNLSHHRRRRHKLLPMKGARSSLSHRKMLSVLQKRGSSMGYSRRLLLTLSPPSMVLQKPSSEQHHLGDFGHELPPHAHLHQEAYDGLGKDPQAAGAAGGAPREDQDLPLDNPLNQLSTLAGQLAGLPPEAQGAPASPGAESLPDEKPTFLVQQPAAAPAAVSAGAVQTSSPITPEPRPAAHSGCSPGVGPCSERTSTPSGTNSQPGTPTPGQDPQLLHHCPHCHIYFPDNILYTIHMGCHGYENPFQCNICGHRCRNRYDFACHFARGQHKP